The Aurantiacibacter arachoides genome window below encodes:
- a CDS encoding glutathione S-transferase, with protein sequence MSIELWYWPEIPGRGEFVRLFCEGFGIEYEDMAREQGTDALVEHMHALEGIRPFAPPYIVDDGVVIGQTAHILGYLSDKEGLGSGEPEIDLQLAQLQLDISDFVEEVHSVHHPIASELYYADQMEAAFERAQHFREQRIPKYLIHFDNALAAHGGPFSLGQQPTHVDTSLFQIMEGLDYMFPRYMKGMQGTWANLEGLQGAVPDIDGITDYLASERRLEFNENGIFRFYEELDEQ encoded by the coding sequence ATGAGCATCGAGCTGTGGTACTGGCCCGAAATCCCCGGTCGCGGTGAATTCGTGCGGCTGTTCTGCGAAGGCTTCGGCATCGAATACGAGGACATGGCGCGCGAACAGGGCACCGATGCCCTAGTCGAGCATATGCACGCACTGGAAGGCATTCGCCCCTTTGCCCCGCCCTACATCGTCGATGACGGCGTGGTGATCGGCCAGACGGCGCACATTCTCGGCTACCTGTCGGACAAGGAAGGGCTGGGTTCGGGCGAGCCCGAGATCGACCTGCAACTGGCCCAGCTGCAACTCGACATCAGCGATTTCGTGGAGGAGGTGCATTCCGTCCACCACCCCATCGCCTCCGAACTCTACTACGCCGACCAGATGGAGGCCGCCTTCGAACGCGCCCAGCATTTCCGCGAGCAGCGCATCCCCAAGTATCTGATCCACTTCGACAACGCGCTGGCCGCCCACGGCGGACCGTTCAGCCTGGGCCAGCAGCCGACCCATGTCGACACCAGCCTGTTCCAGATCATGGAAGGGCTGGATTACATGTTCCCCCGCTACATGAAGGGGATGCAGGGCACCTGGGCCAACCTCGAAGGGTTGCAGGGGGCCGTGCCGGATATCGACGGCATCACCGACTATCTTGCCAGCGAGCGGCGACTGGAGTTCAACGAGAACGGCATCTTCCGCTTTTACGAGGAGCTCGATGAGCAATGA
- a CDS encoding FKBP-type peptidyl-prolyl cis-trans isomerase: MKHILPLAALLFATPALAQSAAPQEPRTISWHNEQQTALHSRTQADGWSTLEGGVKFRRTAGDGTGPAPTVADEITIHYTGSFTDGEVFDSSVERGEPATFPLGRLVRGWQVAIPYMGVGDTAEIAIPAEYAYGLEGRGPIPGGATLLFTIELLAIPSQGA, from the coding sequence ATGAAGCACATCCTCCCCCTCGCCGCCCTACTTTTCGCCACGCCCGCGCTCGCCCAGAGCGCGGCCCCGCAGGAGCCCCGGACCATTTCCTGGCACAACGAACAGCAAACCGCACTCCACTCGCGCACGCAGGCCGATGGCTGGTCCACCCTGGAAGGCGGGGTGAAATTCCGCCGCACCGCGGGTGACGGCACCGGCCCCGCGCCTACCGTCGCGGATGAGATCACCATCCACTACACCGGCAGCTTCACCGACGGCGAAGTGTTCGACAGTTCGGTGGAGCGTGGCGAGCCTGCCACCTTCCCGCTCGGCCGGCTGGTGCGCGGCTGGCAGGTCGCCATTCCCTACATGGGCGTGGGCGACACGGCGGAAATCGCCATCCCGGCCGAATATGCCTACGGCCTCGAAGGTCGGGGCCCGATCCCCGGTGGTGCGACGCTGCTGTTCACCATCGAACTGCTGGCAATCCCGTCACAGGGCGCATGA
- a CDS encoding DnaJ domain-containing protein — MRQTKFHGRYENAGRPCAHPDCAEAGEFRAPGGRRSSFDGPGEYRWLCLEHVRAFNAGYDWFEGMSADEIYAAQSPASGWRTESPAFNPAAGVDGTPRWADFADPLDAIGERAHAMRRAAAGVKHESFSRFTAGEREALTTMGLGPMVDRAEVRKRYSDLVRRYHPDRNGGDRSHEWKLQRVVEAYQLLRRAQAFA; from the coding sequence ATGCGTCAGACGAAGTTCCATGGCCGATACGAGAACGCGGGGCGCCCATGCGCGCATCCGGACTGCGCCGAGGCGGGCGAATTTCGCGCGCCGGGCGGGCGGCGCAGCAGTTTCGACGGGCCGGGCGAATACCGTTGGCTGTGCCTGGAACACGTGCGCGCCTTCAACGCCGGCTACGACTGGTTCGAGGGCATGAGCGCGGACGAAATCTATGCGGCCCAGTCCCCGGCCTCCGGCTGGCGGACGGAAAGCCCGGCCTTCAACCCGGCGGCCGGGGTGGATGGCACGCCCCGCTGGGCGGACTTCGCCGATCCGCTGGACGCGATTGGCGAACGTGCCCATGCCATGCGCCGCGCCGCCGCGGGCGTGAAACACGAATCCTTCAGCCGCTTCACCGCGGGCGAGCGCGAGGCGCTGACCACGATGGGCCTTGGTCCCATGGTGGACCGTGCCGAGGTGCGCAAGCGGTATTCCGATCTCGTGCGCCGCTACCATCCCGATCGCAACGGCGGGGATCGCAGCCACGAGTGGAAATTGCAGCGCGTGGTGGAAGCCTACCAGCTGCTGCGCCGGGCGCAGGCGTTCGCCTGA
- a CDS encoding BolA family protein, producing the protein MTGQVATEIETLLQQALSPTRLKVINDSARHHGHAGDDGTGESHFTVVIETPVFEGKNRLARQRMVLAALGDIPGQRVHAFAMKCLTPGESAAGERA; encoded by the coding sequence ATGACCGGACAGGTAGCCACCGAAATCGAGACCCTGCTGCAACAGGCGCTGAGCCCGACGCGGCTAAAAGTGATCAACGACAGTGCCCGCCACCATGGCCACGCGGGCGACGATGGAACCGGCGAATCGCATTTCACCGTGGTGATCGAGACGCCCGTGTTCGAAGGCAAGAACCGCCTCGCCCGCCAGCGCATGGTGCTGGCCGCGCTGGGCGACATTCCGGGCCAGCGGGTCCATGCCTTTGCCATGAAATGCCTCACGCCCGGAGAAAGCGCCGCGGGAGAGCGCGCATGA
- a CDS encoding DUF1428 domain-containing protein, with amino-acid sequence MYVNGFILSVPEGNKQAYVDTAEQFWELASEFGATAQVECWESDVKDGHTTDFRRATKAEDGEKIVFSWVTWPDKATAEAAEKKMMEDPRMEAFGEMPFDGKRMVYGGFEPIVWKEA; translated from the coding sequence ATGTACGTCAACGGATTCATCCTGTCCGTGCCCGAGGGCAACAAGCAGGCCTACGTCGATACGGCGGAACAGTTCTGGGAACTGGCCAGCGAATTTGGTGCGACCGCCCAGGTGGAGTGCTGGGAAAGCGATGTGAAGGACGGTCACACCACCGATTTCCGCCGCGCGACCAAGGCAGAGGACGGCGAGAAGATCGTCTTCAGCTGGGTAACCTGGCCCGACAAGGCCACTGCCGAGGCAGCCGAGAAGAAGATGATGGAAGACCCGCGCATGGAAGCGTTCGGCGAAATGCCGTTCGATGGAAAACGCATGGTCTACGGCGGCTTCGAGCCCATCGTCTGGAAAGAAGCCTGA
- a CDS encoding alpha/beta fold hydrolase has product MIPSELSRVVLSTGVELDVWDTGPRDAPALIFLHGFPENHRTWRHQVAHFSHAFRCVAPDQRGYGDSSRPKGAENYAPAVLVGDVFALAEALGIERFTIVGHDWGGAIAWAVAMFGQADGRVERAVIANAPHPAVFQRLLHTDPAQRAASQYITAFRDPAHDALVREHGLGALLLKAIRWEGRAKNDPAESARMLAQWADPDRAFAMLNWYRGSSIVVPSMDAPYEEPEPLALPVLTIPTLVIWGMEDQALLPANLALGEQVTNLTLAEVPAAGHFVPWEAPDAVNAAMDGFLERTAAR; this is encoded by the coding sequence ATGATCCCGAGCGAGCTCAGCCGCGTCGTGCTGTCGACAGGGGTGGAGCTCGACGTGTGGGACACCGGGCCACGCGATGCGCCGGCGCTGATCTTCCTGCACGGCTTCCCCGAGAACCACCGCACCTGGCGCCATCAGGTCGCGCATTTCTCGCATGCCTTCCGCTGCGTTGCGCCCGATCAGCGGGGTTACGGTGACAGTTCGCGGCCCAAGGGAGCAGAGAATTACGCCCCCGCCGTATTGGTGGGCGATGTCTTCGCGCTGGCCGAAGCGCTGGGCATCGAACGTTTCACGATCGTTGGCCACGACTGGGGCGGCGCGATCGCCTGGGCGGTTGCCATGTTCGGGCAGGCGGATGGACGGGTAGAGCGCGCCGTCATCGCCAACGCCCCGCACCCCGCCGTCTTCCAGCGCCTGCTCCATACCGATCCCGCCCAGCGCGCCGCGAGCCAGTATATCACCGCCTTCCGCGACCCTGCCCATGATGCGCTGGTGCGCGAGCATGGCCTGGGCGCGCTGTTGCTGAAGGCCATAAGGTGGGAAGGTCGGGCGAAGAACGATCCGGCGGAAAGCGCGCGGATGCTGGCACAATGGGCCGACCCCGACCGCGCGTTCGCCATGCTCAACTGGTATCGCGGCAGCTCCATCGTGGTGCCGTCGATGGACGCTCCTTACGAAGAGCCGGAGCCGCTGGCACTGCCGGTGCTGACGATTCCGACGCTGGTGATCTGGGGCATGGAGGACCAGGCGCTGCTGCCCGCCAACCTTGCGCTGGGCGAGCAGGTGACGAACCTCACGCTGGCCGAGGTGCCGGCAGCAGGCCATTTCGTTCCGTGGGAAGCGCCCGACGCGGTGAACGCGGCAATGGACGGTTTCCTGGAGCGAACCGCGGCCCGTTAG
- a CDS encoding DUF4287 domain-containing protein: MTEKTKGPASYFPSIEKTYGQPIDHWLAIIRARKPAKHMELVAMLKNEHGLGHGHANALVAHEGAA; this comes from the coding sequence GTGACCGAGAAGACAAAGGGCCCGGCGTCCTACTTCCCATCCATCGAGAAGACCTACGGCCAGCCGATAGACCATTGGCTCGCCATTATCCGCGCGCGCAAGCCCGCCAAGCACATGGAACTGGTCGCCATGCTAAAGAACGAACACGGTCTGGGCCACGGCCATGCCAATGCTCTTGTAGCCCATGAAGGTGCCGCATGA
- a CDS encoding glutathione S-transferase family protein: MAGPLVIWTYDWVPEAPRGFVRDLRLRWACEEAGFDYEVKTVPFDGRETNHLAQQPFGQVPMLDDGDLHLFESGAFLMHLAQRSEALMPRDDAARAKVLQWVMVSLNSIEMVTMPWVVLQWSKADQPPITQWLDKRLAQVEAVLQERSYLVGDAFTVADLLLADVLRVGLVRKHGDRPASEAYVQRFTERPAFTRARSDQLAHFAAADGQRKEACHDDQ, encoded by the coding sequence ATGGCAGGGCCTCTCGTCATCTGGACCTACGACTGGGTGCCGGAGGCCCCGCGCGGGTTCGTGCGCGACCTGCGGTTGCGCTGGGCCTGCGAGGAGGCGGGCTTCGATTACGAAGTGAAGACCGTCCCCTTTGACGGGCGGGAAACCAACCACCTGGCGCAGCAACCTTTCGGCCAGGTCCCGATGCTCGACGACGGCGACCTGCACCTGTTCGAAAGCGGGGCCTTCCTCATGCACCTTGCGCAAAGAAGCGAGGCTCTGATGCCGCGCGACGACGCTGCACGGGCGAAGGTTCTGCAGTGGGTCATGGTGTCGCTCAATTCCATCGAGATGGTCACGATGCCGTGGGTCGTGCTGCAGTGGTCGAAGGCAGACCAACCGCCCATCACCCAGTGGCTGGACAAGCGGCTCGCCCAGGTCGAGGCCGTCTTGCAGGAGCGCAGCTATCTCGTCGGCGACGCCTTTACCGTGGCCGACCTGCTGCTCGCCGATGTCCTGCGGGTTGGCCTGGTCCGCAAGCACGGGGACCGACCGGCAAGCGAGGCCTACGTCCAGCGCTTCACCGAGCGGCCCGCGTTCACAAGGGCACGATCCGACCAACTCGCCCACTTCGCGGCAGCGGATGGACAGCGCAAGGAGGCTTGCCACGATGACCAGTGA
- a CDS encoding dihydrofolate reductase family protein — MTRRIRGSVFVSLDGVMQAPGGPSEDPTGSFAHGGWLPQFFDGEVGEAIDRFFGTDYALLLGRRTYEIFAAYWPYVGGEATGIGEVFDRTGKDEGEVAAIAMGEAFTRADKFVLTSRQPDLTWSNSHRLGDLDALRRIRQGDGPDLLIQGSSSLYPQLLAEGLLDEVTVMTFPVVIGQGKRAFGEGTPALGLKVIDHKVTPSGIVIATYAPGDPVVHGWAGPQSDSARERARVQAIEDGTW; from the coding sequence ATGACACGCAGGATCAGGGGTTCGGTCTTCGTCTCGCTCGACGGCGTCATGCAGGCACCCGGCGGCCCAAGCGAGGACCCGACCGGCAGCTTCGCCCACGGCGGCTGGCTGCCGCAGTTCTTCGACGGCGAGGTGGGCGAGGCCATCGACCGCTTCTTCGGCACCGACTACGCGCTGCTGCTCGGTCGCCGGACCTACGAGATCTTTGCCGCCTACTGGCCCTACGTGGGCGGCGAGGCGACGGGTATCGGCGAGGTGTTCGACAGGACCGGCAAGGACGAGGGCGAGGTTGCCGCCATCGCAATGGGCGAGGCATTCACCCGCGCCGACAAGTTCGTGCTGACGAGCCGCCAGCCCGACCTCACCTGGTCGAACAGCCACCGCCTGGGCGATCTCGATGCCCTGCGCCGCATAAGGCAAGGCGATGGCCCGGACCTGCTGATCCAGGGCAGCAGCTCGCTCTACCCGCAGTTGCTTGCCGAAGGGCTGCTCGACGAGGTGACGGTGATGACCTTTCCGGTCGTGATCGGACAGGGCAAGCGCGCCTTTGGCGAGGGCACGCCCGCGCTTGGCCTAAAGGTTATCGACCACAAGGTCACCCCTTCCGGTATCGTCATTGCCACCTACGCGCCCGGCGACCCGGTCGTGCATGGCTGGGCCGGACCGCAAAGCGACAGCGCCCGCGAACGCGCCCGCGTGCAGGCGATCGAAGACGGCACATGGTAG
- a CDS encoding DUF899 family protein yields MTGLRPAAKLAELRNRPLPGESAAYAEARKALLAEEIAVRRHLTRLAEQRQALPDGPVVQEDYRFRDASGKEVGLIDLFGERDSLVVYFQMYGPERAQPCPMCTNFIAGVSGNVVDIQQRAAFKVAARSPVERQQAVAQDRGLPPIDFVQSLGDAFAIDHGALDPDDGAESPALIVFRRDGDVVRYFYAAEMPAEAADPGQDPRGPVDIAPLWNVLDLTPQGRGADWYPKVHY; encoded by the coding sequence ATGACCGGGCTGAGGCCCGCTGCCAAACTTGCCGAACTGCGTAATCGCCCTCTTCCCGGCGAAAGCGCCGCCTATGCCGAGGCGCGCAAGGCCTTGCTGGCCGAGGAGATCGCGGTTCGCCGTCACCTCACCCGCCTTGCCGAACAGCGCCAGGCGTTGCCCGATGGCCCGGTCGTCCAAGAGGATTACCGATTCAGGGATGCAAGCGGCAAGGAGGTCGGGCTGATCGACCTGTTCGGTGAACGCGATAGCCTGGTGGTCTATTTCCAGATGTACGGGCCCGAACGCGCACAGCCCTGCCCCATGTGCACCAACTTCATCGCCGGGGTGAGTGGCAACGTCGTCGACATCCAGCAGCGCGCCGCCTTCAAGGTCGCGGCGCGCAGCCCGGTCGAACGCCAGCAGGCCGTGGCCCAGGACCGCGGCCTGCCGCCCATCGATTTCGTGCAGAGCCTGGGCGATGCATTTGCCATCGATCACGGCGCGCTTGATCCGGACGACGGCGCCGAATCCCCCGCACTCATCGTTTTCCGCAGGGATGGTGACGTCGTGCGCTATTTCTACGCTGCCGAAATGCCGGCCGAAGCTGCCGACCCGGGGCAGGACCCGCGCGGCCCGGTGGACATCGCCCCGCTGTGGAACGTGCTCGACCTGACGCCTCAGGGGCGCGGGGCCGACTGGTATCCCAAGGTTCACTACTGA
- a CDS encoding pirin family protein, whose translation MSGIFKTITPVSHDLGQFTVRRAVPQAACRMVGPFVFVDQFGPAELDLGAGMDVRPHPHINLATVTWLLGGDHAGAIEHRDSLGTFSTIRPGTVNLMTAGHGIVHSERSPGEERQRGARLYGMQTWLALPDGLEEIDPAFEAVSDLPSISGAGATATVIMGELWGERAATTCHAETIYAEIALDAGGAIPIDAEADERAVMLVGGEASLDGEALQPYHLAVLKPGEAMTLTSRAGARAMLLGGEAFTSKRHVWWNFVSSDRERIEQAKADWKAGRFPVVPGDAKEFIPIPEGEPKTVSYP comes from the coding sequence ATGAGCGGCATCTTCAAGACCATCACCCCCGTCAGCCACGATCTCGGCCAGTTCACCGTGCGCCGCGCGGTGCCACAGGCGGCGTGCCGGATGGTCGGGCCCTTCGTATTCGTCGACCAGTTCGGCCCGGCCGAACTTGACCTTGGCGCAGGGATGGACGTGCGGCCGCACCCGCACATAAACCTCGCCACGGTCACCTGGCTGCTGGGCGGCGACCACGCGGGCGCGATCGAGCATCGCGACAGCCTGGGCACCTTCAGCACTATCCGCCCCGGCACGGTCAACCTGATGACCGCGGGCCATGGCATCGTCCATTCCGAACGCAGCCCCGGCGAAGAGCGTCAGCGCGGCGCGAGGCTCTACGGGATGCAGACCTGGCTGGCGCTGCCCGACGGTCTGGAGGAGATCGACCCTGCGTTCGAGGCGGTGAGCGACCTGCCGAGCATTTCGGGCGCGGGCGCAACGGCCACAGTCATCATGGGCGAACTGTGGGGCGAACGCGCCGCCACCACCTGCCATGCCGAGACGATCTACGCCGAAATCGCGCTGGACGCGGGCGGCGCCATCCCCATCGACGCGGAGGCTGACGAACGCGCCGTCATGCTGGTGGGCGGCGAGGCCAGCCTCGATGGCGAGGCATTGCAGCCATACCACCTCGCCGTGCTCAAACCGGGAGAGGCGATGACCCTCACCAGCCGTGCGGGGGCGCGGGCCATGCTGCTGGGCGGCGAAGCCTTTACCAGCAAACGCCACGTGTGGTGGAACTTCGTGTCCTCCGACCGCGAGCGGATCGAACAGGCCAAGGCAGACTGGAAGGCCGGGCGTTTTCCCGTCGTGCCGGGCGATGCGAAGGAATTCATTCCCATCCCCGAAGGCGAGCCCAAGACCGTGAGCTATCCCTGA
- a CDS encoding oxygenase MpaB family protein produces the protein MVAPPFSDPVELLRRHLVRRVRSTFNDASQGEAPVAISDEALFARDTPIRMVHADIVGMLVGGMASLLLQMLHPHALQGVLDFSDFRADMHGRLRATARFIAVTTYGHRDDAEAAIARVNRIHEHVHGTLPDGTPYSALDPRTLAWVHLAEATMFLEAYLVHVRPDMPMTEQDEYFRQFAIIGRRLGADPVPESKAEAQAMFRDLRADLRSGPEAREVAALVVSGRIEGAMTGVQPFLADAAVALIPPFARTMLGLDAPGLRMVPSRMVTRAMGSTLRWAFRQNPAARSER, from the coding sequence ATGGTCGCCCCGCCCTTTTCCGATCCGGTCGAACTGCTGCGCCGGCACCTCGTCCGCCGCGTCCGTTCCACCTTCAACGATGCCTCGCAGGGCGAAGCGCCCGTCGCCATTTCCGACGAGGCATTGTTCGCGCGCGACACGCCGATCCGCATGGTCCACGCCGACATCGTGGGGATGCTGGTGGGCGGCATGGCCTCGCTGCTGCTGCAGATGCTCCACCCCCACGCATTGCAGGGCGTGCTCGATTTTTCCGATTTTCGTGCCGACATGCACGGCCGCCTGCGCGCCACCGCCCGCTTCATCGCGGTGACCACCTACGGCCATCGCGACGACGCCGAGGCCGCGATCGCACGGGTCAACCGCATTCACGAACACGTCCACGGCACCCTTCCCGACGGCACGCCCTATTCCGCGCTCGATCCGCGCACGCTGGCCTGGGTGCACCTGGCCGAGGCGACGATGTTTCTCGAGGCCTATCTCGTCCACGTCCGCCCGGATATGCCGATGACCGAGCAGGACGAATACTTCCGCCAGTTCGCGATTATCGGGCGCAGGCTGGGTGCTGATCCCGTGCCCGAGAGCAAGGCCGAGGCGCAGGCCATGTTCCGCGACTTGCGCGCAGACCTTCGCTCCGGCCCCGAAGCGCGCGAGGTGGCGGCGCTGGTGGTTTCAGGCCGGATCGAGGGCGCGATGACCGGGGTGCAGCCGTTCCTGGCCGACGCCGCCGTGGCGCTGATCCCGCCTTTCGCGCGCACCATGCTGGGGCTGGACGCACCGGGCCTGCGCATGGTGCCGAGCCGCATGGTGACGCGGGCCATGGGCAGCACGCTCAGGTGGGCGTTCCGGCAGAACCCGGCCGCCCGCAGCGAACGCTGA
- a CDS encoding DUF2332 domain-containing protein, with translation MGDQTGVMAIASVPEAIAWQAAHCERAGSPNNARLVRALLAVMETATATGRRIANWQGLSLEDAMPLRVAAAFHWLYLTGEEPRLGAIYAGLMSDQGLVDALVTDTAERFDHLLLPWLDHPPQTNEAGRSASVMAALLWLSQRLGPRFDLGEIGASAGINTMLPRFRFDLGGVEVGPSLSSIRIAPAWRGPPPPAGDVAITGIRGCDLAPIDLADPAQTLKLKAYIWPDATERMARMDAAIAMAGRMPPEVARQDAGAFVTDMLAAPQEPGVTRVLFHTVMWQYLPAITREAIMGAMEAAGAAATADKPLAWIAVETNRATFRHECKVRFWPGGAEAVQLAEAHPHGAWVEWLA, from the coding sequence ATGGGCGATCAGACAGGGGTGATGGCCATCGCCAGCGTGCCAGAGGCGATCGCGTGGCAGGCCGCCCATTGCGAACGCGCCGGTTCCCCCAACAATGCCCGTCTCGTCCGCGCGCTGCTGGCAGTGATGGAAACCGCCACGGCGACCGGCAGGCGCATTGCGAACTGGCAGGGGTTGAGCCTGGAAGACGCGATGCCGCTGCGCGTGGCGGCGGCCTTTCACTGGCTTTACCTGACCGGGGAGGAGCCGCGGCTGGGTGCGATCTATGCCGGGTTGATGAGCGACCAGGGGTTGGTCGATGCGCTGGTCACGGACACCGCCGAGCGGTTCGACCACCTGCTGCTGCCCTGGCTCGACCATCCGCCGCAGACCAACGAGGCGGGCCGTTCGGCCAGCGTCATGGCCGCGCTGCTGTGGCTGTCGCAGCGGCTCGGCCCGCGGTTCGATCTGGGCGAGATCGGCGCGAGCGCGGGGATCAACACCATGCTGCCGCGCTTCCGCTTCGACCTTGGCGGGGTGGAGGTGGGGCCGAGCCTGTCGAGCATCCGCATCGCGCCCGCATGGCGCGGGCCCCCGCCGCCCGCGGGCGACGTCGCAATCACCGGCATCCGCGGCTGCGATCTGGCACCCATCGACCTTGCCGATCCGGCGCAGACGCTGAAGTTGAAAGCCTACATCTGGCCCGACGCGACAGAGCGGATGGCGCGCATGGACGCCGCCATCGCGATGGCCGGGCGGATGCCGCCCGAGGTGGCCCGGCAGGATGCCGGCGCCTTCGTCACCGACATGCTCGCCGCACCGCAGGAGCCGGGCGTGACGCGGGTGCTGTTCCACACGGTGATGTGGCAATATCTGCCGGCCATCACGCGCGAAGCGATCATGGGGGCGATGGAGGCGGCGGGCGCTGCGGCCACGGCGGACAAACCGCTGGCGTGGATCGCGGTGGAAACCAACCGCGCGACATTCCGGCACGAGTGCAAGGTGCGGTTCTGGCCCGGCGGGGCGGAGGCAGTGCAACTCGCCGAGGCGCATCCGCATGGCGCCTGGGTTGAGTGGCTGGCCTAA
- a CDS encoding VOC family protein, producing MIDKLATVLWFDGDAEEAARFYAATFPDSIVGEIFRAPGDYPSGSEGDVLTVAFTVLGRAFSGLNGGDMFKPNESVSFMVVTEDQAETDRYWDAVVGNGGQESMCGWCKDKWGFSWQITPRTLLESQQAGGEEAARAFAAMMQMQKIDVAAIDAARKGD from the coding sequence ATGATCGACAAACTTGCCACCGTCCTGTGGTTCGATGGCGATGCCGAGGAAGCCGCCCGGTTCTATGCCGCGACCTTTCCGGATAGCATCGTGGGGGAAATCTTCCGCGCGCCGGGCGACTATCCATCGGGCAGCGAGGGCGACGTGTTGACCGTCGCTTTTACCGTTCTCGGCCGCGCCTTTTCCGGCCTAAACGGCGGCGACATGTTCAAGCCCAACGAAAGCGTCAGCTTCATGGTGGTGACCGAGGACCAGGCCGAAACGGACCGCTACTGGGATGCCGTGGTCGGCAATGGCGGGCAGGAAAGCATGTGCGGCTGGTGCAAGGACAAGTGGGGCTTTTCCTGGCAAATTACCCCGCGCACCCTGCTGGAATCGCAGCAGGCCGGCGGTGAGGAAGCCGCCCGCGCCTTTGCCGCGATGATGCAGATGCAGAAGATCGACGTCGCCGCCATCGATGCGGCGAGAAAAGGAGACTGA
- a CDS encoding glutathione S-transferase family protein yields MSDYTLFFNPMSRAVIAQWAFAEVGVEPDLVQVDWETRPASLTDANTMGKIPTIIHHHKGHDHVVTEAAAICHYLAECEAPDLLPSPEERANYFRWLFFAAGPLEAAITSTSMGWTPKDARQEMTVGFGTLERAVEALDSHLLRHAFVCGDRFTMADVYIGSQVVWGIGFGTLPKRESFGAYAARLAQREGYRRSMGALSGGGEDT; encoded by the coding sequence ATGAGCGACTACACCCTGTTTTTCAATCCGATGAGCCGCGCCGTCATCGCACAGTGGGCGTTCGCAGAGGTGGGCGTGGAGCCTGACCTGGTGCAGGTTGACTGGGAGACCAGGCCCGCATCGCTCACCGATGCCAACACCATGGGCAAGATTCCCACGATCATCCACCACCACAAGGGCCACGATCACGTGGTCACCGAAGCGGCGGCGATCTGCCACTACCTGGCCGAATGCGAGGCACCCGACCTGCTCCCCAGCCCGGAAGAACGTGCGAACTACTTTCGCTGGCTGTTCTTCGCCGCCGGCCCGCTGGAGGCGGCGATAACCAGCACCAGCATGGGCTGGACACCCAAGGACGCCCGGCAGGAAATGACCGTGGGGTTCGGCACCCTCGAACGGGCGGTGGAGGCGCTGGACAGTCATTTGCTGCGCCACGCCTTCGTGTGCGGTGATCGCTTCACGATGGCGGATGTCTATATCGGCAGCCAGGTCGTCTGGGGGATTGGATTCGGCACCCTGCCCAAACGCGAAAGCTTTGGCGCCTATGCCGCGCGGTTGGCGCAGCGCGAGGGCTATCGCCGGTCGATGGGTGCGCTGAGTGGAGGCGGCGAGGACACCTGA
- a CDS encoding VOC family protein: MTSENGTSDKGAFVWYELMTPDPAGAKAFYDAVIGWDVHGGGHTMPNGREYRMIARSDGKAAGGVLTLSAQMQAGGARPGWIGYICHPDVDAAVEAVIDAGGSVHMPPRDMPGVGRMAMVADPWGAAFYVMDPAPPADDPDAKSDVFDYEKPQHFRWNELQSGDPEAATGFYTGLFGWRQEGSMPMGDLGDYRFLYQGDGMIGAVMQAMPQGGGSGWTPYIGVDDIDRAARAIVDGGGRLFAEPQQIPGGEYSVNASDPQGAAFGLVGPRKE; this comes from the coding sequence ATGACCAGTGAAAACGGAACGAGCGATAAAGGCGCCTTCGTCTGGTACGAACTGATGACGCCCGACCCGGCAGGCGCCAAGGCGTTCTACGATGCCGTGATCGGCTGGGACGTGCATGGCGGCGGGCACACCATGCCCAATGGGCGCGAATACCGGATGATCGCGCGTTCGGACGGCAAGGCGGCAGGCGGTGTGCTGACGCTCAGCGCGCAGATGCAGGCTGGCGGTGCGCGCCCGGGGTGGATCGGATACATCTGCCACCCGGATGTCGACGCGGCGGTGGAAGCCGTTATCGATGCCGGGGGCAGCGTGCATATGCCGCCACGGGACATGCCCGGCGTCGGGCGCATGGCCATGGTGGCAGACCCCTGGGGTGCGGCGTTCTACGTGATGGACCCCGCCCCGCCCGCCGATGATCCCGACGCCAAGAGCGATGTCTTCGATTACGAAAAGCCTCAGCATTTCCGCTGGAACGAATTGCAGAGCGGGGACCCGGAGGCGGCAACCGGGTTCTATACCGGCCTGTTCGGCTGGCGGCAGGAAGGCTCGATGCCGATGGGCGACCTTGGCGATTACCGCTTCCTCTACCAGGGTGACGGGATGATCGGCGCGGTCATGCAGGCGATGCCGCAAGGCGGCGGCAGCGGCTGGACCCCCTACATCGGCGTCGACGACATCGACCGCGCCGCAAGAGCCATCGTCGATGGAGGTGGCCGCCTCTTCGCCGAGCCGCAGCAGATCCCCGGCGGGGAATACAGCGTCAATGCCAGCGATCCGCAAGGCGCCGCCTTTGGCCTCGTCGGCCCGCGCAAGGAGTAA